Proteins co-encoded in one Xiphophorus hellerii strain 12219 chromosome 10, Xiphophorus_hellerii-4.1, whole genome shotgun sequence genomic window:
- the LOC116727400 gene encoding LOW QUALITY PROTEIN: serine/threonine-protein kinase pim-2-like (The sequence of the model RefSeq protein was modified relative to this genomic sequence to represent the inferred CDS: deleted 2 bases in 1 codon), which translates to MDKSDQEHKRPSSRRTKESHGKRIRASEIPGTSRSCQDLIESRRMLKRKMIEGKEEGSTPAKCRKEELQDQLPTRESSSSVDIIIEINSSSTMPRCAESIGDSTPKRRRRAKKETRRKWTRVTKMFGPSKTHQDGTRIVRRLRRKITEEGEGSPTPAENENKGLLQQDATKEPPSSVDVSTGDLRKRNLKKEDKDIEEPQLRNRRKNTRKKTKKKEMDSQRAEFQEKYTELHLLGKGGYGSVFAGHREVDKLPVAIKHIPKEKVDRKHNDENGREMALEVAIMLKLKNLSSSSSGQLATVSLLDWYELEEELLIVMERPTPSQDLNDYLDENGGCLHEEEAKVILKQLVEATIQLQDANIFHRDIKLENVLIERSSEGLQAYLIDFGLSCFDHGRKFTIFQGTHALESPEYRTQKKYFAGPTTVWQLGVVLFEILHDTNFDTNKFLKKKLKISKRLPKNCHDILTRCLKTHPEERPTLEELLNHAWFS; encoded by the exons ATGGATAAATCTGACCAGGAACACAAAAGGCCATCCTCCAGGAGAACTAAAG aGAGCCATGGAAAAAGGATCAGGGCCTCTGAGATCCCTGGAACTTCAAGAAGCTGCCAGGACCTGATCGAATCCAGGAGGatgctgaagaggaagatgattgaaggaaaagaggaaggttCCACACCGGCCAAGTGCAGGAAGGAAGAACTCCAGGATCAGCTTCCAACCAGAGAGTCTTCCTCCTCAGTGGACATCATCATAG agatcaacagcagcagcacgaTGCCACGGTGTGCTGAGTCCATTGGAGACAGCACACCGAAGAGAAGGAGAAGGGCTAAAAAAGAGACCCGCCGAAAATGGACCAGGGTTACTAAGATGTTTGGACCATCCAAAACCCACCAGGACGGGACGAGGATTGTGAGGAgactgaggagaaaaataacagaagaagGAGAGGGATCTCCAACACCGGCAGAGAATGAGAATAAGGGACTCCTGCAGCAGGACGCAACCAAAGAGCCCCCATCCTCAGTGGACGTCAGCACAG GCGATTTACGGAAGAGGAATCTGAAGAAGGAGGACAAGGACATTGAGGAACCACAGCTGAGGAATAGGAGAAAGAATACCAGGAAGAAGacgaaaaag aaagaaatggaTTCCCAAAGAG CTGAATTCCAGGAAAAATATACTGAGCTGCATCTACTGGGAAAAGGAGGATATGGATCTGTGTTTGCTGGACATCGAGAGGTGGATAAATTACCT GTGGCTATCAAACACATTCCAAAGGAAAAGGTGGACCGCAAACATAAC GATGAGAACGGTAGGGAGATGGCGTTGGAGGTGGCCATCATGCTGAAACTGAAGAATCTGAGTAGCAGTTCATCAGGGCAGTTGGCCACAGTGTCCCTGCTGGACTGGTATGaactggaggaggagctgctcaTAGTGATGGAGAGGCCCACGCCTTCGCAGGACCTCAATGACTACCTTGATGAGAATGGAGGTTGTCTACATGAGGAGGAGGCCAAG gtcattttaaaacagttggTGGAAGCAACGATTCAACTTCAGGATGCAAACATCTTCCACAGAGATATTAAATTGGAAAATGTCCTTATTGAGAGGAGCTCAGAAGGCCTACAAGCCTATCTCATAGACTTCGGTCTAAGCTGCTTTGACCACGGAAGGAAATTTACCATCTTCCAAG GGACCCATGCTCTTGAATCACCAGAGTATCGcacacaaaagaaatattttgctgGACCCACAACAGTGTGGCAGCTGGGAGTGGTCCTGTTTGAAATTCTCCACGATACAAATTTTGACACCAACAAATTTCTCAAAAAGAAGCTAAAGATCAGCAAGAGGCTTCCCAAAA ACTGCCATGATATTCTGACTAGGTGCCTGAAGACACACCCAGAGGAGCGTCCCACACTGGAAGAGCTGCTCAATCACGCATGGTTTTCTTAA
- the LOC116727403 gene encoding serine/threonine protein kinase KIN1-like, with translation MDKSDQEHKRPASRRSKESHGKKIRASEIPGTSRSCQDLIESRRMLKRKMIEGKEEGSTPAKCRKEELQDQLPTRESSSSVDIIIERSSSVKLPSGESAEDCRPNNRRNSGDEIHGKRIRASEMPGTSRSCQDLIETRRMLKRKMTEGKEEGSTPAKCRKEELQDQLPTRESSSSVDILIEINSSSTMPRCAESIGDSTPKRRKRAKKETRRKWTRVTKMFGPSKSHQDGTRIVRRLRRKITEEGEGSPTPAENENKGLLQQDATKEPPSSVDVSTGDLRKRNLKKEDKDIEEPQLRNRRKNTRKKTKKTKEMDSQRAEFQEKYTELHLLGKGGYGSVFAGHREVDKLPVAIKHIPKEKVDRKHNDENGREMALEVAIMLKLKNLSSSSSGQLATVSLLDWYELEEELLIVMERPTPSQDLNDYLDENGGCLHEEEAKVILKQLVEATIQLQDANIFHRDIKLENVLIERSSEGLQAYLIDFGLSCFDHGRKFTIFQGTHALESPEYRTQKKYFAGPTTVWQLGVVLFEILHDTNFDTNKFLKKKLKISKRLPKNCHDILTRCLKTNPEERPTLEELLNHRWFS, from the exons ATGGATAAATCTGACCAGGAACACAAAAGGCCAGCCTCCAGGAGATCTAAAG aGAGCCATGGAAAAAAGATCAGGGCCTCTGAGATCCCTGGAACCTCAAGAAGCTGCCAGGACCTGATCGAATCCAGGAGGatgctgaagaggaagatgattgaaggaaaagaggaaggttCCACACCGGCCAAGTGCAGGAAGGAAGAACTCCAGGATCAGCTTCCAACCAGAGAGTCTTCCTCCTCAGTGGACATCATCATAG AGAGAAGCAGCAGCGTGAAGCTACCAAGTGGTGAGTCTGCTGAGGATTGCAGACCAAATAACAGGAGAAATTCTGGTGATGAGATCCACGGGAAAAGGATCAGGGCCTCTGAGATGCCTGGAACCTCAAGAAGCTGCCAGGACCTGATCGAAACCAGGAGGatgctgaagaggaagatgacagaaggaaaagaagaaggtTCAACACCAGCCAAGTGCAGGAAGGAAGAACTCCAGGATCAGCTTCCAACCAGAGAGTCTTCCTCCTCAGTGGACATCCTCATAG agatcaacagcagcagcacgaTGCCACGGTGTGCTGAGTCCATTGGAGACAGCACACCGAAGAGAAGGAAAAGGGCTAAAAAAGAGACCCGCCGAAAATGGACCAGGGTTACTAAGATGTTTGGACCATCCAAAAGCCACCAGGACGGGACGAGGATTGTGAGGAgactgaggagaaaaataacagaagaagGAGAGGGATCTCCAACACCGGCAGAGAATGAGAATAAGGGACTCCTGCAGCAGGACGCAACCAAAGAGCCCCCATCCTCAGTGGACGTCAGCACAG GCGATTTACGGAAGAGGAATCTGAAGAAGGAGGACAAGGACATTGAGGAACCACAGCTGAGGAATAGGAGGAAGAATACCAGgaagaagacgaagaagacaaaagaaatggaTTCCCAAAGAG CTGAATTCCAGGAAAAATATACTGAGCTGCATCTACTGGGAAAAGGAGGATATGGATCTGTGTTTGCTGGACATCGAGAGGTGGATAAATTACCT GTGGCTATCAAACACATTCCAAAGGAAAAGGTGGACCGCAAACATAAC GATGAGAACGGTAGGGAGATGGCGTTGGAGGTGGCCATCATGCTGAAACTGAAGAATCTGAGTAGCAGTTCATCAGGGCAGTTGGCCACAGTGTCCCTGCTGGACTGGTATGaactggaggaggagctgctcaTAGTGATGGAGAGGCCCACGCCTTCGCAGGACCTCAATGACTACCTTGATGAGAATGGAGGTTGTCTACATGAGGAGGAGGCCAAG gtcattttaaaacagttggTGGAAGCAACGATTCAACTTCAGGATGCAAACATCTTCCACAGAGATATTAAATTGGAAAATGTCCTTATTGAGAGGAGCTCAGAAGGCCTACAAGCCTATCTCATAGACTTCGGTCTAAGCTGCTTTGACCACGGAAGGAAATTTACCATTTTCCAAG GGACCCATGCTCTTGAATCACCAGAGTATCGcacacaaaagaaatattttgctgGACCCACAACAGTGTGGCAGCTGGGAGTGGTCCTGTTTGAAATTCTCCACGATACAAATTTTGACACCAACAAATTTCTCAAAAAGAAGCTAAAGATCAGCAAGAGGCTTCCCAAAA ACTGCCATGATATTCTGACTAGGTGCCTGAAGACAAACCCAGAGGAGCGTCCCACACTGGAAGAGCTGCTCAATCACCGATGGTTTTCTTAA